One Microbacterium sp. zg-B96 genomic region harbors:
- a CDS encoding ABC transporter permease: protein MDSTQRFTRLSEEPFATIESRGLRTDRRGGKLAEIFAHRELLGLLVRRDLQARYRDSFLGFLWTLIKPIIQFMMYFVVLGQFLRAAEGIPDFAVYLFAGLVLYTFFSDMVFGSTTSILANSGLVKKIYLPREVFPLASVGAASFMFAVQVVVLLVAAIGFQALPQPVEMLWFFPSVLLVLVYGLAIGLLLSALNVYLRDVQYLTEVVMMLAMWGSPIVYSWSMVKNVFAQFNLPDWLLEVYINNPITLGVLGFHRAFWGAGTAADYPEGLGMRMLIAGVLGLILLVISHRVFTRLQGNFAQEL, encoded by the coding sequence GTGGACAGTACACAGAGATTTACTCGCCTGAGCGAGGAACCGTTCGCGACCATTGAATCGCGCGGACTGCGCACGGATCGGCGCGGGGGGAAGCTGGCCGAGATCTTCGCTCATCGCGAGTTGCTCGGCCTTCTCGTCCGGCGAGACCTGCAGGCCCGCTACCGCGACAGCTTCCTGGGATTCCTGTGGACGCTGATCAAGCCGATCATCCAGTTCATGATGTACTTCGTCGTGCTGGGACAGTTCCTGCGTGCTGCCGAGGGTATCCCCGACTTCGCGGTCTACCTGTTCGCCGGTCTCGTCCTTTACACGTTCTTCTCCGACATGGTGTTCGGGTCGACGACCTCGATCCTGGCCAACTCCGGCCTCGTGAAGAAGATCTACCTGCCTCGCGAGGTGTTCCCCCTGGCGAGCGTGGGAGCCGCGAGCTTCATGTTCGCCGTTCAGGTGGTCGTGCTCCTGGTGGCGGCGATCGGATTCCAGGCCCTGCCCCAACCCGTCGAGATGCTCTGGTTCTTCCCGTCGGTGCTCCTCGTGCTGGTGTACGGTCTCGCGATCGGACTGCTGCTCTCCGCTCTGAACGTCTACCTGCGGGACGTCCAGTACCTCACGGAGGTCGTGATGATGCTCGCGATGTGGGGGTCGCCGATCGTCTACTCCTGGAGCATGGTGAAGAACGTCTTCGCGCAGTTCAACCTGCCCGACTGGTTGCTCGAGGTCTACATCAACAACCCCATCACTCTCGGGGTGCTGGGGTTCCATCGCGCGTTCTGGGGCGCGGGCACGGCCGCCGACTATCCGGAAGGCCTGGGGATGCGGATGCTCATCGCCGGCGTGTTGGGACTGATCCTGCTGGTCATCTCGCACCGGGTGTTCACCCGGCTGCAGGGCAATTTCGCACAGGAGCTGTGA
- a CDS encoding ABC transporter ATP-binding protein, which yields MEQAVSAPEVVRVDGVSKRFIVRKDNTLKERVIHLGAMGRKHRKVYTAVDDVSISITAGTTVGLLGPNGSGKSTLLKLIGGIVSPSTGTVQTRGRMAALLELGAGFHPDLSGRENVFLNASILGMTRAETERQFDSIVEFSGIGDFIDTQVKFYSSGMFVRLAFAVAIHTDPDVLLVDEVLAVGDEAFQRKCMDKVVQFQAEGRTIIIVSHSAGQIAELCDRAIVLDEGRVIFDGAADEGISVLREALEGRRTGTAVREEVEPSVEVASIRALDPHDGTPLKSLTPGDPLEFEVALTVRSPVTVWETGFSIDTPQGQVVLSTNNVRLARELPPLSPGERLVRYRISDTHLGSGQYYLNAYVLDGDGHNHALGQGAFFAVSKVDENLGTVWADVSIVEVE from the coding sequence GTGGAACAAGCAGTAAGCGCTCCCGAAGTGGTGCGCGTCGACGGAGTCTCCAAGCGATTCATCGTCCGCAAGGACAACACGCTCAAGGAGCGTGTCATCCACCTGGGCGCCATGGGTCGCAAGCACCGGAAGGTCTACACCGCCGTAGACGACGTATCCATCAGTATCACCGCCGGAACCACCGTCGGGCTGCTCGGGCCCAACGGATCGGGTAAGAGCACCCTGCTGAAGCTCATCGGCGGCATCGTGTCCCCGTCGACCGGCACGGTGCAGACGCGAGGGCGCATGGCGGCGCTGCTGGAGTTGGGCGCCGGATTCCACCCGGATCTGAGCGGGCGGGAGAACGTGTTCCTCAACGCCTCGATCCTGGGCATGACGCGCGCCGAGACCGAGCGGCAGTTCGATTCGATCGTTGAATTCAGCGGCATCGGCGACTTCATCGACACCCAGGTGAAGTTCTACAGTTCCGGCATGTTCGTCCGGCTGGCGTTCGCGGTCGCGATCCACACCGACCCTGACGTTCTGCTGGTGGATGAGGTGCTGGCTGTCGGTGACGAGGCATTCCAGCGCAAGTGCATGGACAAGGTCGTGCAGTTCCAGGCGGAGGGGCGCACGATCATCATCGTCAGCCACTCGGCGGGGCAGATCGCCGAACTCTGCGACCGGGCGATCGTGCTCGATGAGGGGCGTGTCATCTTCGATGGCGCGGCCGACGAGGGCATCTCGGTCCTGCGGGAGGCGCTGGAGGGGCGCCGCACCGGGACAGCCGTACGCGAGGAGGTGGAGCCGTCGGTGGAGGTGGCCTCGATCCGTGCGCTCGACCCGCACGACGGAACACCACTGAAGTCCCTCACGCCAGGCGATCCACTCGAATTCGAGGTCGCGCTGACGGTGCGCTCTCCCGTCACGGTATGGGAGACGGGGTTCAGCATCGACACCCCGCAGGGCCAAGTCGTCCTCTCGACGAACAACGTGCGGCTGGCGCGGGAACTCCCGCCGCTGTCGCCCGGCGAGCGACTCGTCCGTTACCGCATCTCCGACACGCATCTGGGTTCGGGACAGTACTACCTCAACGCCTACGTGCTGGATGGCGACGGCCACAATCACGCTCTCGGCCAGGGCGCTTTCTTCGCGGTGTCCAAGGTCGATGAGAACCTCGGGACGGTGTGGGCAGACGTGTCGATCGTGGAGGTCGAGTGA
- a CDS encoding polyprenol monophosphomannose synthase: MVAADSTRTLVIIPTYNERENLQSIIGRTLAAAPDVHILVVDDGSPDGTGAVADELSRTDGRVHVMHRTEKNGLGAAYLAGFAWGRQRGYALLVELDADGSHPPERLPALIAAVDTDSSGTVAGSIGSRWVAGGSVVDWPWARRVISRGGSWYARTMLGLPVRDVTAGYRVYRADILDLIGLDEVESRGYCFQIDLTRRVFAAGYTLVEIPIEFREREIGESKMSGPIVLEAMTRVTQWGLARVFRR, encoded by the coding sequence GTGGTAGCCGCTGACAGCACCCGCACGCTCGTGATCATCCCCACGTACAACGAGCGTGAGAACCTGCAATCCATCATCGGTCGCACGCTGGCAGCCGCGCCCGACGTACACATCCTGGTCGTCGACGACGGCAGCCCGGACGGGACCGGCGCCGTCGCCGACGAACTGAGCCGCACCGACGGTCGAGTGCACGTGATGCACCGCACCGAGAAGAACGGCCTAGGTGCGGCCTACCTGGCGGGATTCGCCTGGGGACGTCAGCGTGGCTACGCCCTGCTGGTCGAGCTGGATGCTGACGGCTCGCATCCGCCTGAGCGCCTGCCTGCGTTGATCGCAGCGGTCGACACCGACTCCTCGGGCACCGTCGCGGGCTCGATCGGCTCGCGCTGGGTCGCGGGCGGGTCCGTCGTGGACTGGCCGTGGGCGCGCCGGGTGATCAGCCGCGGTGGGAGCTGGTATGCCCGGACCATGCTCGGGCTGCCTGTGCGCGACGTCACCGCCGGCTACCGCGTCTACCGTGCCGACATCCTCGACCTGATCGGCCTGGACGAAGTGGAATCGCGAGGATACTGCTTCCAGATCGACCTGACCCGGCGCGTGTTCGCCGCCGGCTACACGCTCGTGGAGATTCCGATCGAGTTCCGGGAACGGGAGATCGGCGAATCCAAGATGAGTGGGCCCATCGTCCTCGAAGCCATGACCCGTGTCACCCAGTGGGGTCTGGCACGCGTGTTCCGCCGCTGA
- a CDS encoding lysylphosphatidylglycerol synthase transmembrane domain-containing protein: MSANGPEGAGDIGSEELASPPREAEPSPPQEAKPSSRFARAMHVVRYLLILAVVGFTIWYFSTMWDSVLPALERMNPWWVAASALVLLIGMAMNVLAWTTLLHGLGHEVPFVRSAQIMLVGQLGKYVPGSAWAYLLQMEIGRQYGVARARVLVTSLYAAGIGVVASLILGTIALPQIAQGHPELLWLFLLLPVGLACLHPWVMTALANLMLKIFRRPPLGHRVRLRTTLGALAWSLGSYLTYGVHLWLLTDGTVPLADLLLMAAALSLGFTAGLFAFLLPSGVGVREAVLIGLLGLVMAVGEASAISLVSRAMFTAGDLLTAGLAAGAAYALRRRLHKVDAATTEYADVSDA, encoded by the coding sequence ATGAGTGCAAATGGACCCGAGGGTGCGGGCGATATCGGGTCTGAAGAGTTAGCCTCGCCGCCGCGGGAGGCCGAGCCCTCGCCGCCGCAGGAGGCCAAGCCCTCGTCGCGGTTTGCGCGGGCCATGCATGTCGTCCGCTACCTCCTGATCCTCGCGGTCGTCGGCTTCACCATCTGGTACTTCTCCACCATGTGGGACTCCGTCCTGCCCGCCCTTGAGCGGATGAATCCGTGGTGGGTCGCTGCATCTGCGCTGGTTCTGCTGATCGGCATGGCGATGAATGTCCTCGCCTGGACGACGCTCCTGCATGGGCTCGGCCACGAGGTCCCGTTCGTCCGCAGCGCGCAGATCATGCTCGTCGGCCAGCTCGGCAAGTACGTGCCAGGCTCCGCCTGGGCCTATCTGTTGCAGATGGAGATAGGTCGACAGTATGGCGTCGCCCGCGCACGAGTGCTCGTGACCTCCCTGTACGCGGCCGGTATCGGCGTCGTCGCATCGCTCATCCTCGGCACCATCGCCCTGCCTCAGATCGCGCAGGGCCACCCGGAGTTGCTCTGGCTCTTCCTGCTGCTCCCGGTCGGTCTGGCCTGCTTGCACCCGTGGGTCATGACTGCTCTGGCGAACTTGATGCTGAAGATCTTCCGCCGACCGCCGCTGGGGCACCGGGTACGGCTGCGCACGACCCTGGGCGCACTCGCCTGGTCGCTCGGATCGTACCTGACCTACGGCGTGCACCTGTGGCTTCTCACCGACGGGACGGTGCCGCTCGCGGATTTGCTTCTCATGGCCGCCGCTCTGAGCCTCGGGTTCACCGCCGGTCTGTTCGCGTTCCTGCTGCCGTCCGGCGTCGGCGTGCGCGAAGCCGTGCTGATCGGCCTGCTCGGGTTGGTCATGGCTGTCGGCGAGGCCTCCGCCATCTCGCTCGTCTCGCGTGCGATGTTCACCGCCGGGGACCTCCTCACAGCCGGGCTCGCAGCGGGGGCGGCGTACGCCCTGCGCCGACGGCTTCACAAAGTGGACGCCGCGACGACCGAATATGCGGATGTCTCAGACGCATAG
- a CDS encoding glycosyltransferase yields MIGHLRTLWRGARRIPLLGNVLAVADRLWWARVIRRADIVDVELVTAQLGRPTSAAAAVRRYVRGGFRQGLVLNPLFCEATASRQLPDSERVPALYAYLVADKTRIDVSPNWDARARLAENPDAQDDPAGILGYLWRRREQGATIRLGHGGSTAEVAWDHMRAISLSAVAPADTTIGGTVSESEATHEALLAVVDDSDVDYDLAIAAIAAVAPRVAQVRVAVTAESAGIRLQTALMTLWAPNSEVSLSAPSPLHDALRRLAAALPDRIRVVAWRAPGVQMSAAGLLSLLRHGATAVVAPLWLNSDGTVVGLGTVRHDGGYVRLFAAHPREDAIRAADDSGLIPLRAPLGDTGAGPARVVENALRSLTRPDGVMAAVASHARAAGVPTGVLTGVTAAAHTPVPDSTDGPPVSSESPAGQEDGVAEALARAGFAMAAGGNSLVTVPRAPARRPDGRTVPRLRWAIRTAAPAGPRGEAWGDTHFARGVADALRRLGQEVVIDAFEARHRRSTYLDDVTLVLRGPHRILPSVHGISLLWIISHPDEITAEEITRFDHVFAASRSWASQASARWRMPVDPLLQCTDAERFRPHGLARTDDIVFVGTARGIARPSVVGPIRAGIPVHVYGPDWRGFIPASAIADTAIDNALLPARYETARVVLNDHWPAMQAAGFISNRPYDVVAAGGRVISDHVAGIEEEFSGAVVTYRDTDELIEILRGDLDSLFPADERLREISDGIRARDSFDARAAALLDAALTVGHGTSQPGPVTWSG; encoded by the coding sequence GTGATCGGCCATCTGCGCACACTCTGGCGCGGGGCCCGGCGCATCCCGCTGTTGGGAAACGTGCTTGCCGTCGCTGACCGACTGTGGTGGGCGCGGGTGATCCGGCGGGCCGACATCGTCGACGTCGAACTCGTGACGGCGCAGCTGGGCCGGCCGACCTCTGCCGCGGCCGCCGTGCGCCGCTATGTCCGCGGCGGTTTCCGACAGGGGCTCGTGCTCAATCCCCTCTTCTGCGAGGCGACCGCAAGTCGCCAACTCCCGGATTCCGAGCGCGTGCCGGCGCTTTACGCGTACCTCGTCGCCGACAAGACGAGAATCGATGTCAGCCCCAACTGGGATGCCCGCGCGCGGCTGGCCGAGAATCCCGACGCCCAGGACGACCCCGCGGGCATCCTCGGCTATCTCTGGCGCCGACGTGAACAGGGGGCCACGATCCGCCTGGGCCACGGCGGGTCGACCGCCGAGGTGGCGTGGGACCACATGCGCGCCATCTCCTTGTCTGCGGTCGCGCCGGCGGACACCACCATCGGTGGCACCGTCTCTGAGAGCGAGGCGACCCACGAGGCACTGCTGGCCGTCGTCGATGACAGCGACGTCGACTACGACCTCGCCATCGCCGCCATTGCCGCGGTCGCACCGCGGGTGGCGCAGGTTCGGGTGGCCGTCACCGCCGAATCCGCCGGCATCCGCCTCCAGACCGCGCTGATGACGTTGTGGGCCCCGAACTCGGAGGTCTCCCTGTCCGCGCCGTCCCCGTTGCACGACGCCCTCCGTCGCTTGGCGGCCGCCCTGCCCGATCGGATCCGCGTGGTCGCGTGGCGCGCCCCCGGCGTCCAGATGAGCGCGGCCGGACTCCTCTCACTCCTGCGACACGGTGCGACCGCAGTCGTCGCGCCGTTGTGGCTCAATTCCGACGGGACCGTCGTCGGGCTCGGCACCGTCCGCCACGACGGCGGCTACGTCCGGCTCTTCGCTGCGCACCCCCGCGAAGACGCGATCAGGGCAGCGGACGACAGTGGCCTCATCCCCCTCCGCGCCCCGTTGGGCGACACCGGTGCCGGTCCGGCGCGCGTCGTCGAAAACGCGTTGCGTTCGCTCACCCGTCCCGACGGCGTCATGGCCGCGGTGGCGTCACACGCTCGCGCGGCAGGCGTCCCCACGGGAGTGCTCACCGGTGTGACAGCCGCCGCGCACACCCCCGTCCCCGACAGCACCGATGGCCCGCCTGTGTCTTCGGAGTCACCCGCGGGGCAGGAGGACGGCGTCGCCGAAGCGCTCGCCCGCGCGGGGTTCGCCATGGCGGCCGGCGGCAACTCCCTCGTCACTGTCCCCCGTGCGCCCGCCCGCCGCCCTGACGGGCGGACGGTGCCGCGCTTGCGGTGGGCGATTCGCACCGCAGCACCCGCCGGCCCGCGCGGCGAAGCCTGGGGCGACACGCACTTCGCCAGAGGTGTGGCGGACGCGTTGCGGCGGCTGGGGCAAGAGGTCGTCATCGACGCCTTCGAAGCGCGCCACCGGCGGTCGACCTACCTCGACGACGTCACCCTGGTCCTGCGCGGCCCGCATCGCATCCTCCCCTCCGTGCACGGCATCTCCTTGCTGTGGATCATCAGCCACCCCGACGAGATCACCGCGGAGGAGATCACCCGCTTCGATCACGTCTTCGCGGCGTCGCGCTCGTGGGCGTCGCAGGCGAGCGCCCGATGGCGCATGCCGGTCGACCCCCTGCTCCAGTGCACCGACGCCGAACGGTTCCGTCCGCACGGGCTGGCCCGCACTGACGACATCGTGTTCGTGGGGACCGCCCGTGGAATCGCACGTCCCTCGGTGGTGGGCCCGATCCGTGCAGGTATCCCGGTGCACGTCTACGGTCCCGACTGGCGCGGCTTCATCCCCGCATCGGCGATCGCCGACACCGCCATCGACAACGCCCTGCTTCCCGCGCGCTACGAAACGGCGCGTGTCGTCCTCAACGACCACTGGCCGGCGATGCAAGCCGCGGGGTTCATCTCGAACAGGCCATACGACGTTGTCGCCGCGGGGGGACGAGTGATCAGCGATCATGTGGCGGGGATCGAGGAGGAGTTCTCGGGCGCGGTGGTGACCTACCGCGACACCGATGAGCTCATCGAGATCCTCCGCGGCGACCTCGACTCGCTCTTCCCCGCGGACGAGCGGCTTCGGGAGATATCCGACGGGATCCGCGCGCGGGATTCCTTCGACGCCCGGGCCGCCGCGCTCCTGGATGCCGCGCTGACCGTCGGCCACGGGACCTCCCAGCCGGGCCCGGTAACATGGAGCGGATGA
- a CDS encoding glycosyltransferase family A protein translates to MTEPSTRPRVGVVLRTKNRPYFLRRAIRDILAQEYDDWQTVIVNDGGDERDVQAALATVADTHRHRFTVLDARPALGRSGAANAGIRAVDCEYVVLHDDDDLWDPRFLRSTVEWLEQHPEDAGVMVRTEIIYERAEGDGFVESGRAPYWPGMTDISYSDLLQVNRAVPISFLYRAALHSAVGPYREDLHAVEDWEFYLRVTLGAHVAFLDGPPLAFWMQRVGVGGDLGNSMFALATEHDRYDRLVRDEALRSFVREWGPGLPLYLARYIQDEVGRQLDERAGLGVRLWRRARALRHRGRTR, encoded by the coding sequence GTGACCGAGCCCAGCACGCGACCGCGCGTGGGAGTAGTTCTCAGAACCAAGAATCGGCCGTATTTCCTGCGTCGGGCGATCCGGGACATCCTCGCGCAGGAATACGACGATTGGCAGACGGTCATCGTCAACGACGGGGGCGACGAGCGCGACGTGCAGGCAGCGTTGGCGACGGTGGCGGATACGCATCGGCACCGATTCACCGTGCTCGATGCCCGCCCGGCGCTCGGCCGATCGGGAGCCGCCAACGCGGGGATCCGGGCGGTGGATTGCGAGTATGTCGTCCTGCACGACGACGACGATCTCTGGGACCCGCGATTCCTTCGCAGCACTGTCGAGTGGTTGGAGCAGCATCCGGAGGATGCCGGCGTCATGGTGCGCACGGAGATCATCTACGAGCGAGCGGAGGGGGACGGGTTCGTCGAGAGCGGGCGGGCGCCCTACTGGCCCGGGATGACGGACATCTCCTATTCGGATCTGCTTCAGGTCAACCGTGCTGTGCCGATCTCCTTCCTCTACCGCGCCGCCCTTCATTCCGCCGTCGGGCCGTACCGTGAAGACCTCCACGCCGTCGAGGACTGGGAGTTCTACCTGCGGGTGACGCTCGGGGCTCACGTCGCCTTCCTCGACGGCCCGCCGCTCGCGTTCTGGATGCAGCGAGTGGGAGTGGGAGGCGATCTCGGGAACAGCATGTTCGCGCTCGCGACGGAGCACGACCGCTACGACCGCCTCGTCCGTGATGAAGCGCTTCGGTCGTTCGTGCGTGAGTGGGGCCCCGGGTTGCCGCTCTACCTCGCCCGCTACATCCAGGACGAGGTGGGCCGTCAACTCGATGAGCGAGCGGGGCTGGGCGTCCGACTCTGGCGTCGCGCTCGTGCCCTCCGTCATCGCGGGCGGACCCGATGA
- a CDS encoding glycosyltransferase, with translation MAVDRLLQRVVFPQQNAPAPLPLYVATDDLSHLPPWSRTTFSVAARSRQSFAAYFSAFPAAWWRESTVVDRVRLQLNVSGTARVSVVASDRSGASAVVAEREIHGQASFDIDLPEDVGWVWFDVTAGATGVVVEDAAWHAVVDAPRPVSAAVCITTINRHDDCLGLLDALAEDPVVWGRLGRVIVVDQGSLPLREAPGFAEVRSALGDRLIVVEQRNLGGSGGFSRGMLTAVGSGATHALLLDDDVRLESDSVVRACAFSAYAREEVVVGGQMLNLREPSRLHTMGELVDRTAFWWRPVDPDLADVDLEQLPLADSAALHAPRRVDFNGWWFCMIPLPLVQRAGAAMPMFIKWDDAEFGLRAAAAGVDTVTVPGIALWHMPWTGKDDGLDWQAYFQLRNRLITALLHSTNRRPGRLLAGTLAQDVNHVLCLQYGSSALRIKAMRDALRGPESLRDPANFLPADGIAILTAEHQIPVEEALLPGVDDSRPAHVGPPRGPVGSLARLVRVAAHQVRRPRSQDEVQMILDRRDGRWWRVGLLDAVAVRSATGEGAFVGRRDRQHAVSLLLGSVVAHARLWWAWPRLAARYRAAAADLASLRTWETAFSVDPGESSSGR, from the coding sequence ATGGCCGTTGACCGTCTGCTGCAGCGCGTGGTCTTCCCGCAGCAGAACGCCCCCGCGCCGCTCCCGCTGTACGTGGCGACGGATGACCTCTCGCATCTCCCCCCGTGGAGTCGCACCACATTCTCGGTGGCGGCACGATCGCGGCAGTCGTTCGCCGCGTATTTCTCCGCATTCCCGGCGGCGTGGTGGCGTGAGTCGACGGTCGTGGACCGGGTGCGACTCCAGCTGAATGTGAGCGGGACGGCGCGGGTCAGCGTCGTCGCCTCGGACAGGTCCGGAGCATCTGCCGTGGTCGCGGAACGCGAGATCCACGGACAGGCATCCTTCGACATCGACCTCCCCGAGGACGTCGGCTGGGTGTGGTTCGACGTGACGGCCGGAGCCACCGGCGTGGTCGTTGAGGACGCCGCATGGCACGCGGTCGTCGACGCCCCGCGGCCGGTGTCGGCGGCCGTGTGCATCACCACGATCAATCGGCACGACGACTGCCTGGGGCTTCTCGACGCGCTCGCCGAGGATCCTGTCGTCTGGGGGCGTCTGGGCCGGGTCATCGTGGTGGACCAGGGCAGCCTGCCCCTCCGCGAGGCACCAGGGTTCGCCGAGGTCCGCTCGGCGCTCGGCGACCGGCTCATCGTGGTCGAGCAGCGCAACCTCGGCGGCAGCGGTGGCTTCAGCCGGGGAATGCTGACCGCGGTCGGGTCCGGGGCGACCCACGCGCTGCTTCTCGACGACGACGTGCGGTTGGAGAGTGACAGCGTCGTGCGCGCCTGCGCCTTCTCCGCCTACGCTCGCGAGGAGGTCGTCGTCGGTGGCCAGATGCTCAATCTGCGTGAACCGAGTCGGCTGCACACGATGGGTGAGCTCGTCGACAGGACCGCCTTCTGGTGGCGTCCTGTGGACCCCGACCTCGCGGACGTCGATCTCGAGCAATTGCCGCTGGCCGATTCGGCAGCGCTGCACGCGCCGCGGCGCGTGGATTTCAACGGGTGGTGGTTCTGCATGATCCCGCTCCCGTTGGTTCAGCGTGCCGGCGCGGCGATGCCGATGTTCATCAAGTGGGATGATGCCGAGTTCGGGCTGCGGGCCGCGGCTGCCGGTGTGGACACGGTCACGGTGCCGGGGATCGCGCTGTGGCACATGCCGTGGACAGGTAAGGATGACGGGCTGGACTGGCAGGCGTATTTCCAGCTCCGCAATCGGTTGATCACGGCGCTGCTGCATTCGACGAACCGACGACCCGGTCGTCTGCTGGCCGGGACGCTCGCTCAGGACGTCAACCACGTCCTGTGCCTGCAGTACGGTTCCTCGGCGCTGCGGATCAAGGCCATGAGGGATGCGCTTCGAGGACCGGAGTCCCTTCGCGACCCGGCGAACTTCCTTCCGGCCGACGGCATCGCGATCTTGACGGCCGAGCATCAGATCCCGGTCGAGGAAGCTCTCCTTCCGGGTGTGGACGATTCCCGTCCGGCGCACGTCGGCCCCCCTCGCGGTCCCGTCGGATCCCTCGCGAGGCTCGTGCGGGTTGCGGCGCATCAGGTCAGGCGGCCGCGGTCGCAGGACGAGGTCCAGATGATCCTCGATCGCCGCGACGGCCGCTGGTGGCGAGTCGGTCTGCTCGATGCCGTTGCGGTGCGCAGCGCCACGGGCGAGGGGGCTTTCGTCGGCCGTCGCGATCGTCAGCACGCGGTCTCGCTGCTACTCGGTTCGGTCGTCGCGCATGCCAGGCTCTGGTGGGCGTGGCCGCGCCTTGCCGCCCGCTATCGGGCGGCAGCGGCAGATCTCGCGTCGCTGCGCACGTGGGAGACGGCGTTCTCCGTCGACCCTGGTGAGTCCTCGTCCGGCAGGTAG
- the glf gene encoding UDP-galactopyranose mutase, with product MDLLVVGSGFFGLTIAERAAAAGRKVTVIDRRHHIGGNAFSEDEATTGIEVHRYGAHLFHTSNATVWEYVNQFTDFTNYQHRVYTNHKGVVYPLPINLGTINQFFQAAYSPDQARDLIQELAGEFDPKHAANLEERAIGLIGRPLYEAFIRDYTAKQWQTDPKDLPSEVISRLPVRYNYDNRYFSDTWEGLPVDGYTRWLERMADHSNIDVRVGVDFFDTDQPINKKATVGQLPIVYTGPVDRYFDSVAGELSWRTLDFEEEVLEVGDFQGTPVMNYADAEVPYTRIHEFKHFHPERADRYPTDKTVIMREYSRFAMPEDEPYYPVNTAADRAKLLAYRDLAKGEQDVHFGGRLGTYQYLDMHMAIGSALSMWNNDLA from the coding sequence ATGGATCTCCTCGTCGTCGGCTCCGGATTCTTCGGACTCACGATCGCCGAACGGGCAGCTGCGGCCGGCCGCAAGGTCACCGTCATCGATCGCCGCCACCACATCGGCGGCAACGCGTTCAGCGAGGATGAGGCGACGACGGGTATCGAAGTGCATCGGTACGGCGCGCATCTGTTCCACACCTCGAACGCGACGGTCTGGGAGTACGTGAACCAGTTCACGGACTTCACGAACTACCAGCATCGGGTGTACACCAACCACAAGGGCGTGGTGTACCCGCTGCCGATCAACCTCGGCACGATCAATCAGTTCTTCCAAGCCGCATATTCCCCCGACCAGGCACGTGACCTCATTCAGGAGCTGGCGGGGGAGTTCGACCCGAAGCACGCCGCGAACCTCGAGGAGCGCGCGATCGGCCTCATCGGCCGTCCGCTGTACGAGGCGTTCATCCGTGACTACACCGCGAAGCAGTGGCAGACCGACCCCAAGGACCTGCCCTCGGAGGTGATCAGCCGCCTGCCGGTGCGATACAACTACGACAACCGCTACTTCAGCGACACCTGGGAGGGCCTGCCCGTCGACGGCTACACGAGGTGGCTGGAACGCATGGCCGATCACTCCAACATCGACGTGCGGGTGGGGGTCGATTTCTTCGACACCGACCAGCCCATCAACAAGAAGGCCACGGTCGGGCAGCTTCCCATCGTGTACACCGGCCCGGTCGACCGGTACTTCGACAGCGTGGCGGGGGAGCTCTCCTGGCGCACGCTCGACTTCGAGGAGGAGGTGCTGGAGGTCGGCGACTTCCAGGGCACCCCCGTGATGAACTATGCCGATGCCGAGGTGCCCTACACCCGCATCCACGAGTTCAAGCACTTCCACCCCGAGCGCGCCGACCGCTACCCCACGGACAAGACGGTCATCATGCGTGAGTACTCCCGCTTCGCCATGCCCGAGGACGAGCCCTACTACCCGGTGAACACTGCGGCAGACCGCGCAAAGCTGCTGGCCTACCGCGACCTGGCCAAGGGCGAGCAGGACGTGCACTTCGGGGGACGGCTCGGGACCTACCAGTACCTCGACATGCACATGGCCATCGGTTCGGCGCTGTCGATGTGGAACAACGACCTGGCCTGA